Proteins from one Devosia chinhatensis genomic window:
- a CDS encoding hydroxyacid dehydrogenase: MMRPKLAFALRADKTRHVFEADAMERLRTCCEVISETPIENFSDPGARNVLEAAEILVTGWGCPMLTPDVLRAAPNLRLIAHAAGTVKFTVDASAYGRGIHVTHAAEANAVPVAEFTLAAILFANKRTFELRDLYRADPSRRSSYALMDANIGNFRRTIGLVGASRIGRKVASMLAGFDFTVILYDPFVQAGDPVTDYAELVDLDVLMARADLVSVHAPSLPSTRGMIGSRQLKLMREGAGFINTARGALIDEAALLAELQTGRIHAVIDVTDPEIPEAGSPFFALPNVFLTPHIAGAIGTERARLGLMAVEEVERFVRGEPMLYEIAPELLERLA; this comes from the coding sequence CTGATGCGGCCAAAACTTGCCTTTGCCCTGAGGGCCGACAAGACGCGGCATGTGTTTGAAGCCGATGCGATGGAGCGCCTGCGGACCTGTTGCGAGGTGATCTCCGAGACACCCATCGAGAATTTCTCCGACCCGGGCGCGCGAAATGTGCTGGAGGCAGCGGAAATCCTCGTCACCGGCTGGGGCTGTCCCATGCTCACCCCGGACGTGCTGCGAGCCGCCCCCAATCTGCGGCTGATCGCGCATGCCGCCGGGACGGTGAAGTTCACGGTCGATGCCAGCGCCTATGGGCGAGGCATCCACGTGACCCATGCTGCGGAAGCCAATGCCGTGCCGGTAGCCGAGTTTACCCTGGCAGCAATTCTCTTTGCCAATAAGCGCACCTTCGAATTGCGCGATCTCTATCGCGCCGATCCGAGCCGCCGCTCTTCCTATGCTCTCATGGACGCCAATATCGGCAATTTCCGCCGCACCATCGGGCTGGTGGGCGCCTCGCGCATCGGCCGCAAGGTGGCCTCCATGCTGGCCGGGTTCGACTTCACCGTCATTCTCTACGATCCCTTCGTGCAGGCGGGCGATCCGGTGACGGACTATGCCGAGCTGGTCGACCTCGACGTGCTCATGGCCCGCGCCGACCTGGTCTCGGTGCATGCGCCGTCACTGCCCTCGACCCGTGGCATGATCGGCTCGCGACAACTCAAGCTGATGCGGGAAGGCGCAGGTTTCATCAATACGGCTCGCGGCGCCCTGATCGACGAGGCGGCTCTCTTGGCCGAGTTGCAGACCGGGCGCATCCATGCTGTCATCGACGTCACCGATCCCGAAATTCCCGAAGCCGGTTCGCCCTTCTTCGCCCTGCCCAATGTGTTCCTGACGCCGCACATTGCCGGCGCGATCGGCACCGAGCGGGCGCGGCTGGGGCTGATGGCGGTGGAGGAGGTGGAGCGCTTTGTCCGGGGCGAGCCCATGCTGTACGAGATCGCCCCCGAATTGCTGGAGAGACTGGCGTGA